From the Anaerolineales bacterium genome, one window contains:
- a CDS encoding phosphoglucomutase/phosphomannomutase family protein: protein MPIHFGTDGWRAVISDTFTFSNLRMVAQAIADATRVDLQNGAGQRHAAGGRPHLVVGFDTRFLSDRFARDVACVLAADGLRVYLAQADAPTPAISYAVKQLGALGGVMITASHNPPRYNGIKLKAAYGGSASSEMCKRVEIYLNDNENRGRSPALMEYDDAVAEGMITRFSPIEEYETHLRSLIDFDLIARHNPKVLVDSMHGSGRGAIARLLAGKAEVHEIRGDMNPGFGGVHPEPIMPHLQALADAIAEHPGYFGVATDGDADRVGAMDEAGEFVDPHKIMALALRYLVQTRGLSGKVVRTVSTTRMIDRLAEKYGLQVVETPVGFNHIADHMLAGDVLIGGEESGGISFKGHIPEGDGVLMGLLVVEMVAAAGGTLRELVADLLAEVGPAHYARTDLRLKRPVEKKEMSERLRTEAPSQIGGEEVLSVATNDGTKYILADDSWLLIRPSGTEPVLRVYAEGRSPQMVKALMAFGEGIAAQVA from the coding sequence ATGCCCATTCACTTTGGAACCGACGGCTGGCGTGCCGTTATCTCAGACACATTTACTTTCTCTAATTTACGCATGGTGGCCCAGGCCATCGCGGATGCGACCCGGGTGGATCTGCAAAACGGGGCCGGCCAGCGGCATGCCGCCGGGGGCAGGCCGCACCTGGTGGTCGGCTTCGACACACGCTTCCTCTCCGACCGTTTCGCGCGAGACGTGGCCTGCGTGCTGGCCGCCGATGGCCTGCGGGTGTACCTGGCCCAGGCCGATGCGCCGACCCCGGCCATCTCCTACGCCGTCAAGCAGTTGGGCGCCTTGGGCGGCGTGATGATCACCGCCTCGCACAACCCGCCGCGCTACAACGGCATCAAGCTCAAAGCGGCTTACGGCGGTTCCGCCTCCAGCGAGATGTGTAAACGGGTGGAGATCTACCTGAACGACAATGAGAACCGCGGGCGCAGCCCGGCGCTGATGGAATACGACGATGCGGTGGCCGAGGGCATGATCACGCGCTTCTCGCCTATTGAAGAGTATGAAACGCATTTGCGGAGCTTGATCGACTTTGACCTGATCGCCCGCCACAACCCCAAAGTGCTGGTGGATTCGATGCACGGCTCCGGACGCGGGGCGATCGCGCGCCTGCTGGCCGGCAAGGCCGAGGTGCATGAGATCCGTGGAGATATGAACCCCGGCTTTGGCGGCGTGCACCCGGAGCCGATCATGCCGCATCTGCAAGCTCTGGCGGACGCCATCGCTGAGCACCCGGGGTATTTTGGCGTGGCCACCGACGGCGACGCCGACCGGGTGGGCGCCATGGATGAGGCGGGCGAGTTCGTGGACCCGCACAAGATCATGGCCCTGGCCTTGCGCTATCTGGTGCAAACGCGCGGCCTGAGCGGCAAGGTAGTGCGCACGGTGTCCACCACGCGCATGATCGACCGCCTGGCTGAGAAGTATGGCCTGCAGGTGGTTGAAACCCCGGTGGGCTTCAACCACATCGCCGACCATATGCTGGCCGGCGATGTGCTGATCGGCGGCGAGGAGTCCGGCGGCATCTCCTTCAAGGGGCATATCCCGGAAGGTGACGGCGTGCTGATGGGCTTGCTGGTGGTGGAGATGGTGGCCGCCGCGGGCGGCACTCTACGCGAACTAGTGGCTGATCTGCTGGCCGAGGTCGGCCCGGCGCATTACGCCCGCACAGACCTGCGCCTCAAACGCCCGGTGGAGAAGAAAGAGATGAGCGAACGCCTGCGCACCGAGGCCCCCAGCCAGATCGGTGGGGAAGAAGTGCTGAGCGTGGCGACCAATGACGGCACCAAGTACATCCTGGCGGATGACTCCTGGCTGCTGATCCGCCCTTCCGGCACCGAGCCGGTGCTGCGGGTGTACGCGGAAGGGCGCAGCCCGCAAATGGTTAAAGCGCTGATGGCCTTTGGCGAAGGCATTGCCGCCCAAGTGGCCTGA
- a CDS encoding cyclic nucleotide-binding domain-containing protein, with protein MDTGLAERLALLKDMALFQELEEAQLAAIAARLQEYALPANRLLYLAGDRAENFYILVGGRLLNQDIEDGQRVGEYVLEPGDPFGAEALLDQEVRQAAVSALHTSRLLYLTGEDFAWMLAEFRQVYEGLQHLLNGRKLLGRVHFDFLQEDEVVHYATRKHPSTLWLRWTRALLLAIFGLLVLYVGQSVSAGLQFTMGLAAATLLFGSAAAVGWEALDWRNDFVLITNLRVVWMEHRLLRSASRVEAPLSTIQSVDVHTHLFARLLGFGDIIVRTYTGIVLMPGVGAPLRTKYLIRDFAARSRKLSRQARHDTIRLAVRQSLGIEKSLPASTHASPAMPLVDQSERFSLFKSRTVDGDKIVYHKHWFSLLSSLALPGLFVIAVLVGAPIVFDGLPRNALGWLLTLAALLAPLAIIAYRFLDWVNDVYVVTSEVLIDTERKPLGSEITKSAPITNILSLQNHKVGIIGLLLNFGVVRISVGDSVLDFDNVPNPAQVQQDIFARMEALRARQQTQQTEDERRRMTEWLRVYEEERGRNPQTFTGDEAAVE; from the coding sequence ATGGATACCGGCCTCGCCGAACGCTTGGCATTGTTGAAAGACATGGCCCTCTTCCAGGAACTGGAAGAGGCGCAATTGGCCGCCATTGCCGCCCGCCTGCAGGAATATGCCCTGCCGGCCAACCGCCTCTTGTACCTGGCCGGCGACCGGGCGGAGAATTTCTATATCCTGGTAGGCGGCAGACTGCTCAACCAGGATATAGAGGACGGACAGCGGGTGGGCGAATATGTACTGGAGCCGGGCGATCCATTTGGCGCCGAAGCGTTGCTGGACCAGGAGGTGCGCCAGGCGGCGGTCAGCGCCCTGCACACCAGCCGCCTGCTCTACCTGACCGGCGAAGACTTCGCCTGGATGCTGGCGGAGTTCCGCCAGGTATACGAAGGGCTGCAGCACTTGCTCAACGGCCGCAAGCTGCTGGGCCGCGTGCATTTTGACTTCCTGCAAGAAGATGAAGTTGTGCATTACGCCACACGCAAACACCCCAGCACCCTCTGGCTGCGCTGGACGCGCGCCTTGCTTCTGGCCATCTTCGGCTTGCTGGTTCTGTATGTTGGGCAGTCGGTCAGCGCCGGCTTGCAGTTCACCATGGGCCTGGCGGCGGCCACCCTGCTGTTTGGCAGCGCGGCCGCCGTGGGCTGGGAAGCGCTGGATTGGCGCAACGATTTCGTGCTCATCACCAATCTGCGCGTGGTGTGGATGGAGCACCGCCTGCTGCGCTCCGCCAGCCGCGTGGAGGCGCCTTTGTCCACCATCCAGTCGGTGGATGTGCACACCCATCTCTTCGCCCGCCTGCTGGGCTTCGGCGACATCATCGTGCGCACCTACACCGGCATCGTGCTGATGCCCGGCGTGGGCGCGCCGCTGCGCACCAAATATCTGATCCGCGACTTTGCCGCCCGCAGCCGCAAGCTCAGCCGCCAGGCGCGCCACGACACGATCCGCCTGGCGGTGCGCCAGAGCCTGGGCATCGAAAAGAGCCTGCCCGCCTCCACGCACGCGTCGCCAGCCATGCCCCTCGTGGACCAATCAGAACGCTTCTCGTTGTTCAAGAGCCGCACGGTGGACGGCGACAAGATCGTCTACCACAAGCACTGGTTCTCGCTGCTCAGCAGCCTGGCCCTGCCCGGCCTGTTCGTTATCGCCGTGTTGGTCGGCGCGCCCATCGTCTTCGATGGTTTGCCCAGGAACGCACTAGGCTGGCTGCTGACCCTGGCTGCCCTGCTAGCTCCGCTGGCCATCATCGCTTACCGCTTTCTGGATTGGGTCAACGACGTCTATGTGGTCACATCTGAAGTGCTGATCGACACCGAACGCAAACCGCTGGGCAGCGAGATCACCAAGTCAGCCCCCATCACCAACATCCTTAGCCTGCAGAACCACAAGGTTGGCATTATCGGCCTGCTGCTCAATTTTGGCGTGGTGCGCATCAGTGTGGGCGACAGCGTGCTGGACTTTGACAACGTGCCCAACCCCGCCCAGGTGCAGCAGGACATCTTCGCCCGCATGGAAGCCTTGCGCGCCCGCCAGCAAACACAGCAGACAGAAGATGAACGCCGCCGCATGACCGAATGGCTGCGTGTCTATGAAGAAGAACGCGGCCGCAACCCGCAAACATTCACCGGCGATGAAGCGGCGGTAGAATAA
- the def gene encoding peptide deformylase, with amino-acid sequence MPLLPIVKYPNDILRRKAQDVTVFDDNLQQLIDDMFETMRNAPGVGLAAPQVNVPLRLTVIEYGEQEEDSDEPIKLQQYVLINPEITRFSPETEVAAEGCLSMPGLVGDVERSLSVTVKAQNRRGQPVKLKAEGWLARIFQHEIDHLNGVMYVDKADNLRSLDEDAETDAD; translated from the coding sequence ATGCCCCTTTTGCCGATCGTGAAATACCCCAACGACATCCTGCGCCGCAAAGCACAGGATGTCACTGTGTTTGACGACAATTTGCAGCAGCTGATTGACGACATGTTCGAAACCATGCGCAATGCGCCGGGCGTCGGTCTGGCGGCCCCACAGGTGAATGTGCCGCTGCGCCTGACCGTGATCGAGTACGGCGAACAAGAAGAGGACAGCGACGAACCCATCAAGTTGCAGCAGTATGTGCTGATCAACCCCGAGATCACGCGCTTCTCGCCCGAAACCGAAGTGGCCGCCGAAGGCTGTCTTTCCATGCCCGGCCTGGTGGGCGACGTGGAACGCTCGCTCTCCGTCACCGTTAAGGCCCAGAACCGTCGCGGCCAGCCCGTCAAGCTCAAAGCCGAGGGCTGGTTGGCGCGCATCTTCCAGCACGAAATAGACCACCTCAACGGCGTCATGTATGTGGACAAGGCGGACAATCTGCGCTCGCTGGACGAAGACGCCGAGACGGATGCCGACTAG
- a CDS encoding DNA replication/repair protein RecF, translating to MQLKHLSLTQFRNFARLDVEVPPGPTLIVGSNAQGKTSLLEAVYFLATLTSFHAETDRQLVNFTESLKPLAVARLQALYENNGRQHQLEVRIIREQARNGSDRSRKEVLLDGAKKKGSEVAGQFSAVLFLPQMLQIVEGSPRFRRRYLDLALSQTVPGYAEQLSDYEAILSQRNALLKQLGEQGGDPGQLDFWDQRFSLRASQLLEARFRAVQELDALGGRLHHELTRGSEVLKLLYQPSYDPLPNPDKQRVLLAEPADRSSIERAKIESGFAEALRAARREEIARGVTSLGPHRDELRFLSNGIDLGSYGSRGQVRTVLLTLKLAELDWMYARSGRRPLLLLDEVLAELDEPRRADLQDRLGAEQQVLVTTTDFNLFKPEFVERAARWQIEAGRLTEQAK from the coding sequence ATGCAACTCAAGCACCTCTCGCTGACCCAGTTCCGCAACTTTGCGCGCCTGGATGTGGAGGTACCCCCCGGCCCCACCCTCATCGTGGGCAGCAATGCCCAAGGCAAGACCAGCCTGCTGGAGGCGGTCTACTTCCTGGCCACCCTGACCTCTTTCCATGCCGAGACCGACCGCCAGCTGGTCAACTTCACCGAAAGCCTCAAGCCGCTGGCCGTGGCGCGCCTGCAGGCCTTGTATGAGAACAACGGCCGCCAACACCAGCTGGAAGTGCGCATCATCCGTGAGCAAGCCCGCAACGGCTCTGACCGCAGCCGCAAAGAAGTGCTGCTGGACGGCGCCAAGAAGAAGGGCAGCGAAGTCGCCGGGCAGTTCTCGGCGGTCTTGTTCCTGCCCCAAATGTTACAGATCGTCGAAGGCAGCCCGCGCTTCCGCCGCCGTTACCTGGACCTGGCCCTCTCGCAAACCGTGCCGGGCTACGCCGAGCAGCTCTCCGATTACGAAGCCATCCTCAGCCAGCGCAACGCCCTGCTCAAGCAGCTCGGCGAGCAGGGCGGCGACCCGGGCCAGTTGGACTTCTGGGACCAGCGCTTCAGCCTGCGCGCCAGCCAGCTGCTGGAGGCGCGCTTCCGCGCCGTGCAGGAGCTGGACGCGCTGGGCGGCCGCCTGCACCACGAGCTGACCCGCGGCAGCGAGGTGCTCAAGCTGCTCTACCAGCCCAGCTACGACCCACTGCCCAACCCGGACAAGCAGCGCGTCCTGCTGGCCGAGCCGGCCGACCGCAGCAGCATTGAACGCGCCAAGATCGAAAGTGGCTTCGCCGAAGCGCTGCGCGCCGCCCGCCGCGAAGAGATCGCCCGCGGCGTCACCAGCCTCGGCCCCCACCGGGATGAGCTGCGCTTCCTGAGCAACGGCATTGACCTGGGCAGCTACGGCAGCCGCGGCCAGGTGCGCACCGTGCTGCTGACCCTCAAGCTGGCCGAGCTGGACTGGATGTATGCCCGCAGCGGCCGGCGGCCACTGCTGCTGCTGGACGAAGTCTTGGCCGAACTCGACGAGCCGCGCCGGGCCGACCTGCAAGACCGCTTGGGAGCAGAGCAGCAGGTGCTGGTCACCACCACCGACTTTAATCTATTCAAACCGGAATTCGTAGAACGGGCCGCCCGCTGGCAGATCGAAGCCGGGCGGCTGACCGAGCAGGCAAAATAA
- a CDS encoding branched-chain amino acid transaminase codes for MTLPNYAFFRGKIVPYSEAKVGVMTHALNYGTAIFGGVRGYWNEAEEELFIFRPHDHFQRLLNSARMMLMDIPFTREQLTELSIELLQKEGHRQDVYMRPMAYFADEIIGVKLHDLKTEVTIFSVPFDKYVSNDTGAHVTFSSWRRVDDNMIPARAKVAGAYVNTAFVKTDAVRAGFDEALVLGQDGHISEGSAENIFMVRNGALITPPVTDNILEGITRASILELAEKEVGIPVVQRSIDRTEVYIADEMFMTGTAAQVTAITKVDHRPVGDGQMGPVTAKLRKLYDDAVRGRLPKYRHWNYPVFEKMVVK; via the coding sequence TTGACTCTTCCCAACTATGCCTTTTTCCGCGGCAAAATTGTTCCATATTCTGAAGCAAAAGTCGGTGTGATGACGCATGCTTTGAATTATGGTACCGCCATCTTTGGCGGCGTACGCGGCTATTGGAATGAGGCAGAAGAGGAACTGTTCATTTTTCGCCCGCATGACCATTTTCAACGTTTGCTCAATTCCGCCCGCATGATGTTGATGGATATTCCTTTCACGCGCGAGCAATTGACCGAACTGAGCATTGAACTGCTGCAAAAAGAAGGCCATCGCCAGGATGTCTATATGCGCCCGATGGCCTATTTCGCCGATGAGATCATCGGCGTGAAGCTGCACGACCTGAAAACCGAGGTGACCATCTTCTCGGTGCCTTTTGACAAATACGTGTCCAACGACACCGGCGCGCATGTGACCTTCTCCTCCTGGCGCCGGGTGGACGACAACATGATCCCGGCGCGGGCCAAAGTGGCCGGCGCCTACGTCAACACGGCCTTCGTCAAAACCGACGCAGTGCGTGCCGGCTTTGATGAAGCCCTGGTGCTGGGGCAGGACGGCCACATTTCCGAAGGCAGCGCTGAGAATATCTTCATGGTGCGCAATGGCGCTTTGATCACTCCCCCGGTCACTGACAACATTCTGGAAGGCATCACGCGCGCCAGCATTCTGGAACTGGCTGAGAAGGAAGTCGGCATCCCTGTGGTGCAGCGTTCGATCGACCGCACCGAAGTCTACATTGCCGACGAGATGTTCATGACCGGCACGGCGGCGCAGGTGACCGCCATCACCAAGGTGGATCACCGCCCGGTGGGCGACGGCCAGATGGGTCCGGTGACCGCCAAGCTGCGCAAGCTGTACGACGATGCCGTGCGCGGCCGTCTGCCCAAATACCGCCACTGGAATTACCCGGTTTTTGAGAAGATGGTGGTGAAGTAA
- a CDS encoding nucleotidyltransferase family protein: protein MKLHALVTAGGVPEAGDPLYEFSQGRSKALIDVAGKPMVQWVLDALSASNSIGQVVIVGVDESAGLSCKKPLAYLANQGGMLDNIRGGARKIAELDPRAEYTLIVSSDIPLINAEMVDWVCAQVRPGEDEGLYSVILRQTMEERFPNSMRTFTKLKDMHVCGGDMNPFSIPLILSHTGPWEKIADARKSPIKQAGLVGLDTLLLLLLGQLTLESAAARVSKNLGLRARAIVNPYAEVGMDVDKPHHLEIVRRVRGQS, encoded by the coding sequence TTGAAACTGCACGCCTTGGTCACCGCCGGCGGCGTCCCGGAAGCGGGTGACCCGCTCTACGAATTCAGCCAGGGGCGTTCAAAAGCGCTGATCGACGTGGCCGGCAAGCCAATGGTGCAGTGGGTGCTGGATGCGCTGAGCGCCTCAAACAGCATCGGCCAAGTCGTCATTGTCGGCGTCGACGAGAGTGCCGGCCTGAGCTGCAAGAAACCGCTGGCCTATCTGGCCAACCAGGGCGGCATGCTGGACAACATTCGCGGCGGCGCCCGCAAAATTGCCGAACTCGATCCCCGCGCCGAATACACCCTGATCGTCTCTTCCGACATTCCGCTGATCAACGCCGAGATGGTCGATTGGGTCTGCGCCCAGGTGCGCCCGGGTGAGGATGAAGGGCTGTACAGCGTCATCCTGCGCCAGACAATGGAAGAGCGCTTCCCCAACTCAATGCGCACCTTCACCAAGCTCAAAGACATGCATGTCTGCGGCGGCGACATGAACCCCTTCTCCATCCCGCTGATCCTCTCGCATACCGGCCCCTGGGAAAAGATCGCCGACGCCCGCAAGAGCCCCATTAAGCAGGCCGGGCTGGTGGGCCTGGATACGCTGCTGCTCCTGCTGCTGGGCCAGCTGACGCTGGAAAGCGCCGCCGCCCGGGTCAGCAAGAACCTCGGCCTGCGTGCCCGCGCCATCGTCAACCCTTATGCAGAGGTCGGCATGGATGTGGATAAACCTCACCACCTGGAGATCGTCCGCCGCGTCCGGGGACAAAGCTAA
- a CDS encoding phosphatase PAP2 family protein — protein MLAQLEKKDAQLSQQLRVAEKPGKRRNLSILFGHSGDSWSLLVMLAAAALLIPSWRENAFIMIAGIVLTAIVVLAIKFSVRRRRPEGEWGQLYRRADPHSFPSGHAARAAMLAVLGLALGPPWLGWLLLVWAPLVGLARVATGLHYVSDILAGWALGIVMGLVTLQLIPWVLFPILT, from the coding sequence ATGCTGGCGCAGCTGGAGAAGAAAGACGCGCAGCTTTCCCAACAGCTGCGCGTGGCAGAAAAGCCCGGCAAACGCCGCAACCTCTCCATCCTGTTCGGACACAGCGGCGATTCCTGGTCGCTGCTGGTGATGCTGGCGGCGGCCGCCCTGCTCATCCCCAGCTGGCGGGAGAATGCTTTCATCATGATCGCCGGCATCGTCCTGACTGCCATCGTAGTGCTGGCGATCAAGTTCAGCGTGCGCCGGCGGCGCCCTGAAGGCGAATGGGGCCAGCTCTACCGCCGGGCGGACCCGCACTCCTTCCCCTCCGGCCATGCCGCGCGAGCCGCCATGCTGGCCGTGCTGGGCTTGGCGCTGGGGCCGCCCTGGCTGGGCTGGCTGCTGCTGGTTTGGGCGCCGCTGGTCGGCCTGGCCCGCGTGGCCACTGGCCTGCACTACGTCTCGGACATCCTGGCCGGCTGGGCGCTGGGCATTGTGATGGGGCTGGTAACCTTGCAACTTATTCCGTGGGTTCTTTTCCCAATTCTCACTTAA
- a CDS encoding DUF2277 domain-containing protein produces the protein MCRNIRVLYNFEPPATADEVQAAALQYVRKISGFTKPSQANQAAFDAAVAEVTRISQTLLDSLVTQAPPRDRDVMAQRARERAAKRYGLNTPSTPAV, from the coding sequence ATGTGTCGCAATATCCGTGTATTGTATAACTTTGAACCCCCCGCCACGGCCGATGAAGTGCAGGCCGCGGCGTTGCAGTATGTGCGCAAGATCTCCGGTTTTACCAAGCCCTCGCAGGCTAATCAGGCAGCCTTTGACGCCGCCGTGGCTGAGGTGACACGCATTTCGCAGACACTGCTGGATAGCTTGGTGACTCAGGCCCCGCCGCGTGACCGCGATGTGATGGCGCAGCGCGCCCGCGAACGGGCGGCGAAGAGGTATGGACTCAATACGCCATCGACCCCGGCAGTTTGA